The following proteins are co-located in the Rhodococcus opacus B4 genome:
- a CDS encoding DUF350 domain-containing protein, whose amino-acid sequence MNTTYTAAATEIGSVDVGLLAVGMLGTLAYFVVGIAVLGVGFAVLDLATPGNLRHQVYVDKNPNAAILLASNHLALAIVVVTAILTSSDGFAQGLADSAVYGLFGVLLQVIALRLMNVLLPGQLVGLVGNPQMCGAAWAVGASLFAIGLVNAAALT is encoded by the coding sequence GTGAACACCACCTACACGGCGGCAGCAACGGAAATCGGCAGCGTCGACGTCGGACTGCTCGCCGTCGGCATGCTCGGCACCCTGGCCTACTTCGTCGTCGGCATCGCCGTCCTCGGAGTCGGCTTCGCCGTCCTCGACCTCGCCACCCCCGGCAACCTCCGCCACCAGGTGTACGTCGACAAGAACCCCAACGCGGCGATCCTTTTGGCGTCCAACCACCTCGCCCTCGCCATCGTCGTGGTCACCGCGATCCTCACCAGTTCCGACGGATTCGCGCAGGGACTCGCCGACTCCGCGGTCTACGGCCTCTTCGGGGTACTGCTGCAGGTCATCGCGCTGCGCCTGATGAACGTGCTGCTGCCGGGGCAACTCGTCGGACTGGTCGGGAACCCGCAGATGTGCGGTGCGGCCTGGGCGGTCGGTGCGAGCCTCTTCGCCATCGGCCTCGTGAACGCCGCCGCACTCACGTGA
- a CDS encoding DUF4247 domain-containing protein, with amino-acid sequence MAAVSRFGTHVRLAPMLLLVLAATACGGGVRDYIADTYALQNTAGDAKTYTSKDPVGTTVSTIVAEEPPAARKADGGNEYLRYDDDIVTVSGAPGGGSLVRVEDIDGRYRSGGYAYLGPGFNPGSPAGGAGGSGGSGSAK; translated from the coding sequence GTGGCTGCCGTGAGCAGGTTCGGGACACACGTGCGGCTCGCGCCGATGCTGCTCCTGGTGTTGGCCGCGACCGCGTGCGGCGGCGGTGTCCGCGATTACATCGCCGACACGTACGCCCTGCAGAACACCGCGGGCGACGCGAAGACGTACACGTCGAAGGACCCGGTGGGCACCACCGTCTCGACGATCGTCGCCGAGGAGCCGCCTGCGGCCCGGAAGGCCGACGGCGGCAACGAATATTTGCGCTACGACGACGACATCGTCACGGTCAGCGGCGCGCCGGGCGGCGGCAGCCTCGTCCGCGTCGAAGACATCGACGGACGCTACCGAAGCGGCGGGTACGCCTATCTGGGGCCCGGTTTCAATCCGGGCTCACCGGCGGGCGGCGCCGGCGGCAGCGGCGGATCCGGCAGCGCGAAATGA
- a CDS encoding DUF2617 family protein, producing the protein MTLHVLDIESRDVTAEALGLVVNAETPLPLAELTITYGDDRVTLGVLGASHAVTATVAGSRITEQVSCDAIRAGGRPLPVSDSANGYRFDSTTDVVDRAHLERTADWLRRQATEVEGWICGAFPGDHTALTALTASREHAGGWVWQTWHLYPGDHLYAGDKGGVIVKTRSRWLP; encoded by the coding sequence GTGACCCTGCACGTCCTCGACATCGAATCGCGGGATGTGACGGCCGAGGCGCTCGGTCTCGTCGTGAACGCCGAAACCCCGCTTCCGCTGGCCGAACTCACCATCACCTACGGCGACGACCGGGTGACTCTCGGAGTGCTCGGGGCGTCACACGCGGTAACGGCGACCGTGGCGGGCAGCCGGATCACCGAGCAGGTGTCGTGCGACGCGATCCGGGCCGGCGGCAGACCGCTGCCGGTGTCCGACAGCGCGAACGGGTACCGCTTCGACTCGACCACCGACGTCGTCGACCGCGCCCACCTCGAGCGGACCGCCGATTGGCTGCGACGGCAGGCCACCGAGGTGGAGGGGTGGATCTGTGGGGCGTTCCCCGGAGACCACACCGCTCTGACCGCGCTGACGGCGTCGCGTGAGCATGCCGGCGGATGGGTCTGGCAGACCTGGCATCTGTATCCGGGAGACCATCTGTACGCAGGAGACAAGGGCGGGGTGATCGTGAAGACGCGAAGCAGGTGGCTGCCGTGA
- a CDS encoding DUF4178 domain-containing protein, which produces MTKLLLLLLIVVVIVGIVLILRNRSGRNKGPAARVDPLADYPEVYDPYKIGVGDIITYAGIDHVVRGTITLDEEGYIWHEHLLDGSTGQRWLTVENDEGNLDMTLWMRREGTGLEPGGDVILDDRVHRQIERGTASFTAEGTTGTAPQGIVDYADYATADKTGLLSFERWARTQSWEVSTGRAVTRGELTVIHSGPPQ; this is translated from the coding sequence TTGACCAAGCTGCTGTTACTGCTGCTGATCGTTGTCGTGATCGTGGGCATCGTGCTGATCCTGCGAAATCGGTCCGGGCGGAACAAGGGTCCCGCTGCCCGGGTCGATCCGCTCGCCGACTACCCGGAGGTGTACGACCCGTACAAGATCGGAGTCGGCGACATCATCACGTACGCCGGAATCGATCACGTCGTGCGCGGCACCATCACCCTCGACGAAGAGGGCTACATCTGGCACGAGCACCTCCTCGACGGGTCGACCGGCCAGCGGTGGCTCACCGTCGAGAACGACGAGGGCAACCTCGACATGACGCTGTGGATGCGCCGGGAGGGCACGGGACTCGAACCCGGCGGTGACGTGATCCTCGACGACAGGGTGCACCGGCAGATCGAGCGCGGCACCGCCTCGTTCACGGCGGAAGGCACCACCGGCACCGCACCCCAGGGCATCGTCGACTACGCCGATTACGCGACGGCAGACAAGACCGGCCTGCTGTCCTTCGAGCGCTGGGCGCGGACGCAGTCGTGGGAGGTCTCTACCGGGCGCGCCGTCACCCGGGGTGAACTGACCGTGATCCATTCCGGTCCGCCGCAGTGA
- a CDS encoding isochorismatase family protein: MAIPPISTYTIPEIHEVPESKVSWRLDPRRSALLVHDMQNYFIDAYDVRAEPMSTAMANMVRIRELCSEAGIPVIYTMQPGDQHPSRRGILADFWGPGLTSGRDTEVVEPLAPREGDIQVTKWRYSAFQRTDLRQLLGHHGRDQLIVTGVYTHMGCMLSAAEAFMSDVQPFLVSDATADFSRDEHLMALTYAAKRCGSVTTTDALVSALSPLEVG; the protein is encoded by the coding sequence ATGGCCATCCCGCCCATTTCGACCTACACGATCCCGGAGATCCACGAGGTCCCCGAATCGAAGGTGTCCTGGCGCCTCGACCCCCGGCGCTCCGCACTGCTGGTCCACGACATGCAGAACTACTTCATCGACGCGTACGACGTGCGCGCGGAGCCGATGTCGACGGCGATGGCCAACATGGTCCGGATTCGCGAACTCTGCTCGGAAGCCGGGATTCCCGTGATCTACACGATGCAGCCGGGCGACCAGCACCCGTCCCGTCGCGGCATCCTCGCCGACTTCTGGGGCCCTGGACTGACGTCGGGCCGCGACACCGAGGTGGTCGAGCCGCTCGCCCCCCGCGAGGGCGACATCCAGGTGACCAAATGGCGCTATTCGGCCTTCCAGCGCACCGACCTCCGGCAACTGCTCGGCCACCACGGCCGCGACCAGCTGATCGTGACGGGCGTGTACACGCACATGGGCTGCATGCTCAGTGCCGCCGAGGCGTTCATGTCGGACGTCCAGCCGTTCCTGGTCTCCGACGCGACTGCGGATTTCAGCCGTGACGAGCACCTCATGGCGCTCACCTACGCGGCCAAGCGCTGCGGTTCGGTGACCACCACGGATGCGCTGGTCTCGGCGCTGTCCCCGCTCGAAGTCGGCTGA
- a CDS encoding amino acid adenylation domain-containing protein, producing MSLSISPSTLQTGADTDVSLTAAQRELWAGHHLDPTRSAFTTAEYVEVAAPVDLDALAAAIRTVIGEAEVLAVRFEAAPGADSADVIQVHDPLLAPDLERLDLDRAAALEWMREDVRRPLDFDSAPLVRTALITAESGAIWYLRAPHALLDAYGYSLLTRRVAALYAARLAGTEPRPAKFPPLSEHVRAAHEFDAAAPGSAPPALSRPVGFSDTVRRPAADPHRCTIPIDPDVAQGLRAAAAGQATTWAEAVYAAAAAYLGAHTGGEEVTLRVPVLARNGIELASPVTATNIVPLRIPLDSRPTFADVIGRVAAALSETRPFQRVRDAGSRVTGGAVVNVKPFAARIAFGPTSASVHQLATGPVEDVVISVSGAGDELTLEWAGNPEVYCAAEIRDHTHRFAHYLRSVSVATEPVSVVDLCAPDELQLWRSAAGLDRTGAAPAPQPHSIVSAFLAQARTHPDRVAVNDVTYRELSDRSAALARQLRSAGARRGTVVAVSLPRGTDLIVAVLAILRSGATYLPIDPSSPAERARFILSDAQPTLGIGSADLLGDLPRIQEDAGQTDAGDFDDPVRADDIAYIIYTSGSTGAPKGVPIPHRNVIRLFEVSREWFTFTEDDCWPLLHSYAFDFSVWEIWGALLHGGRLVTVDEATLTSPADLAALLVDEGVTVLNQTPSAFGHLVDALVRAGSFDRLRLRYVVFGGEALDPAVLRAWFTAAETGTKTALVNMYGITETTVHVTATKVTAADVVDIGAPLGDLRTYVLGPGLRPVPPGVTGEIYVSGPGLSPGYLGRPDLTSGRFVADPFTPGGTRMYRTGDLARYDASGALHYHGRIDDQIQLRGYRVELGEITAAMTAVPDVQAAVATVHEQAGDQRIVGYVVPRPGAAHEAVEDQVRAHLVRSLPGYMTPSALVTLDRLPLTHNGKVDKDALPAPRWLGQAGDVARTDTEARILPLFTSILGAEQVGVHDDFFALGGNSLLAAALVSAITAELDVPLRVATVFENPTVAAVAALVEDAGERVSASRPSPRGLPEGTPVPLSPAQERLWFLDSAAGGGTYLLALAVDFGDGLEPGALSEALGDVVTRHQSLRTVFPLVDAVPHQVVLPAGDAKVRLERVDNVGNIEGHIAAMTTVGLGLTEQPPLRAVLYEPQHTLVLLMHHIIGDEWSQSKLLDDLAFAYNARRAGRAPSFTPLPLQYPDVAVWQRDRIGAGTGEDTALLRGQLDYWRKQLAGLPLELGWRTDRPRPALPTNRGATVRRSLSPELHAAVDRLAAERRASFFMIVHAAVAVLLERLGAGEDIALGVPVAGRSDPDLDAMVGCFINTVVLRTDVSGDPTFDELLDRVRAVDLDAVDHADVPFNRIVELVNPPRSSARHPLFQVMLSHWKQDGTAEQFDGTTASVRMLDATSAKFDLALRFQERPDSGGVDVTVEYSTELFDAATVESLADRLAVVIERLVANHGQRIGRLDILTPQERDRVLGEWSHAEHSIPARTFDEYFSEQVARTPDAEALAVGSSVRPAVSLTYQELDERANRIAHLLISRGAGPGDVVALALDRSAELIISVLAVLKSGAAYLPVDPTYPADRIAHMLADGTPVAILTSSVGVPDRTPLGTEVPILDLDDPDLQALLDTQPVTAPTDADRSRPLQLDDAAYLIYTSGSTGVPKGVVVPHLGIADLLSLQSDVIGMDHSTRALHFSSISFDLAFWQIMWGVLSGGTLVVATDADRIPGEPLARVINEHDVNFVGVPPSFAAAFPPEHPIPDGVDLMLGAEKLTPQLIERYAPGRRLFNAYGPTECTVNATLALVEPGHEGPVPIGVVDPGKHAYVLDHALRPVPPGVSGELYLAGDSVTRGYRNQSPKTAERFIADPFADPGSRMYRTSDVVWWGRDGQIYFTGRADSQVKVRGFRIELNEIEAVLSGDPDVEHIVVVVREDRPGDQRLVAYATSVPGGRIDPDQLHRRAASRLPDYMIPAAFIAVDEFPTLPNGKLDQSSLPVPHLSLQVSERGPRTAREEVLCQLFAEALGIERVGIDDSFFDLGGHSLMAAGLMSAISSRLSVTATVASLFAAPTVAQLADRLDDDSDADALAVLLPFRTEGSKPPVFCFHPAGGISWGYSGLLRHIDPDYPLYGVQASNLSTSKRPPETLEDMAAEYIEHMRTVQPTGPYHLLGWSLGGVVAHAIAGALQNQGEELGMLVMLDSFPSDAWASMPTEQDALAALLYMVGYDPEPLIADGLTRQQVIDILRGEGSALAGINEHTPAAMIDNFANAVRLESEPSQIVVDSDMLFFTAARNPATAATYDLWRPYLTGTIVNHDLDCEHKDMTQPRWIGEVGSVMNEALASFGSRTNPTNTEQGDR from the coding sequence ATGTCCCTTTCGATATCGCCGTCCACCCTGCAGACCGGGGCGGACACCGACGTCAGCTTGACCGCCGCCCAGCGCGAACTGTGGGCCGGGCACCATCTGGACCCCACCCGGTCGGCGTTCACGACAGCCGAATACGTGGAGGTCGCGGCCCCCGTCGACCTCGATGCTCTCGCCGCGGCGATACGCACGGTGATCGGCGAGGCCGAGGTGCTCGCGGTCCGCTTCGAGGCCGCACCCGGTGCCGATTCGGCCGACGTGATCCAGGTACACGATCCGCTCCTCGCACCCGATCTCGAGCGCCTCGATCTCGACAGGGCAGCGGCCCTCGAATGGATGCGCGAGGACGTGCGCCGACCGCTCGACTTCGACTCCGCTCCCCTCGTGCGCACGGCACTGATCACGGCCGAATCCGGTGCGATCTGGTACCTCCGCGCCCCACACGCATTGCTGGACGCCTACGGGTATTCGCTGCTCACCCGCCGTGTGGCGGCGCTCTACGCGGCCCGGCTCGCGGGCACCGAACCCCGACCGGCCAAGTTCCCGCCGCTGAGCGAACACGTTCGGGCCGCACACGAGTTCGACGCCGCGGCCCCCGGCAGCGCGCCGCCTGCCCTCTCGCGTCCGGTCGGATTCAGCGACACGGTGCGCCGGCCGGCCGCCGATCCCCACCGATGCACGATTCCGATCGACCCCGACGTCGCGCAGGGCCTGCGCGCCGCGGCCGCCGGGCAGGCGACCACGTGGGCGGAGGCGGTGTACGCGGCCGCCGCCGCGTACCTCGGCGCCCACACCGGAGGCGAGGAAGTGACGCTGCGGGTTCCGGTGCTGGCCCGCAACGGAATCGAGTTGGCGTCACCTGTCACGGCCACGAACATCGTGCCGCTCCGCATTCCGCTCGACTCCCGGCCGACGTTCGCCGACGTGATCGGTCGCGTGGCCGCAGCACTGTCCGAAACACGCCCGTTCCAGCGCGTCCGGGACGCCGGGAGCCGCGTCACCGGCGGAGCGGTGGTGAACGTCAAACCGTTCGCCGCCAGAATCGCTTTCGGCCCCACGTCCGCGTCGGTGCACCAACTGGCCACCGGTCCGGTGGAGGACGTGGTGATCTCCGTCTCCGGCGCCGGCGACGAACTGACGCTCGAATGGGCCGGAAATCCCGAGGTGTACTGCGCTGCCGAGATCCGCGACCACACGCACCGCTTCGCGCACTACCTCCGAAGCGTTTCCGTGGCAACGGAACCCGTCTCAGTGGTGGACCTCTGCGCCCCGGACGAGCTGCAGCTGTGGCGGTCGGCGGCGGGCCTCGACCGGACCGGCGCGGCCCCAGCGCCACAGCCCCACAGCATCGTCTCCGCCTTCCTCGCCCAGGCGCGCACCCATCCGGACCGTGTCGCGGTGAACGACGTGACGTACCGGGAGCTCTCGGATCGCAGCGCCGCCCTGGCCCGGCAGCTGAGGTCGGCCGGTGCCCGACGCGGCACCGTCGTGGCCGTCAGCCTCCCCCGCGGCACCGATCTGATCGTCGCCGTCCTCGCGATTCTCCGCAGCGGCGCGACCTACCTGCCGATCGATCCGTCCTCCCCGGCCGAGCGGGCCCGGTTCATCCTGAGCGACGCGCAGCCGACGCTGGGAATCGGATCCGCCGACCTGCTCGGCGACCTCCCCCGGATCCAAGAAGACGCCGGGCAGACTGACGCCGGCGACTTCGACGACCCGGTGCGCGCCGACGACATCGCCTACATCATCTACACGTCCGGATCCACAGGTGCGCCCAAGGGTGTTCCGATTCCACACCGCAACGTGATCCGCCTGTTCGAGGTCTCCAGGGAATGGTTCACGTTCACCGAGGACGACTGCTGGCCGCTGCTGCACTCGTATGCGTTCGATTTCTCCGTGTGGGAGATCTGGGGTGCGCTGCTGCACGGCGGCCGCCTCGTCACGGTCGACGAGGCCACCCTCACGTCACCGGCCGACCTCGCCGCCCTGCTCGTCGACGAGGGTGTCACCGTCCTGAACCAGACTCCGTCCGCATTCGGGCACCTCGTCGACGCACTCGTCCGCGCGGGCTCGTTCGACCGGCTGCGACTGCGGTACGTCGTGTTCGGCGGTGAAGCCCTCGATCCCGCCGTGCTGCGCGCCTGGTTCACCGCCGCCGAAACGGGCACGAAAACCGCTCTGGTCAACATGTACGGCATCACCGAGACCACCGTCCACGTCACCGCGACGAAGGTCACCGCGGCCGACGTCGTGGACATCGGGGCTCCGCTCGGCGACCTGCGCACCTACGTTCTCGGGCCGGGGCTGCGTCCGGTGCCGCCCGGTGTCACCGGCGAGATCTACGTGTCCGGCCCCGGACTGTCCCCCGGTTACCTCGGGCGACCCGACCTGACGTCGGGGCGGTTCGTCGCCGACCCGTTCACACCGGGCGGGACGCGCATGTACCGCACCGGCGACCTCGCCCGCTACGACGCGAGCGGCGCCCTCCACTACCACGGCCGGATCGACGACCAAATCCAATTGCGCGGTTACCGCGTCGAACTCGGCGAGATCACCGCCGCGATGACCGCGGTCCCCGACGTGCAGGCGGCGGTCGCCACGGTGCACGAGCAGGCCGGCGACCAGCGGATCGTCGGGTACGTCGTGCCCCGGCCGGGCGCGGCGCACGAGGCGGTCGAAGACCAGGTGCGGGCGCACCTCGTCCGCTCGCTTCCCGGATACATGACACCGTCGGCGCTGGTGACGCTCGACCGGTTGCCGTTGACCCACAACGGCAAGGTCGACAAGGACGCGCTGCCCGCTCCCCGGTGGCTCGGACAGGCCGGCGACGTCGCGCGGACCGACACCGAGGCCCGGATCCTCCCGCTGTTCACCTCGATCCTCGGCGCCGAACAGGTCGGCGTCCACGACGACTTCTTCGCGCTGGGCGGCAACTCCCTCCTCGCCGCCGCCCTCGTGTCCGCGATCACCGCGGAACTGGATGTGCCGCTGCGGGTTGCGACGGTGTTCGAGAACCCCACCGTGGCCGCGGTGGCCGCACTCGTCGAGGATGCCGGCGAGCGGGTGTCCGCGAGCAGGCCGTCCCCGAGGGGCCTCCCCGAGGGCACGCCGGTGCCGTTGTCCCCCGCGCAGGAGCGCCTGTGGTTCCTCGACAGCGCGGCCGGCGGCGGGACATACCTGCTGGCGCTGGCCGTCGATTTCGGAGACGGCCTCGAACCGGGCGCCCTGTCCGAGGCCCTGGGCGACGTCGTGACCCGGCACCAGTCGCTGCGGACGGTGTTCCCCCTCGTCGACGCGGTGCCTCACCAGGTGGTGCTTCCCGCCGGGGATGCGAAGGTCCGGCTCGAGCGTGTCGACAACGTCGGCAACATCGAGGGGCACATCGCGGCGATGACGACGGTGGGACTCGGACTCACCGAGCAGCCGCCGCTGCGGGCCGTGCTGTACGAACCCCAGCACACCCTGGTCCTGTTGATGCACCACATCATCGGCGACGAATGGTCGCAGTCGAAGCTGCTCGACGATCTCGCCTTCGCGTACAACGCCCGCCGTGCGGGCCGGGCCCCGTCCTTCACGCCGCTGCCGCTGCAGTATCCCGATGTCGCGGTGTGGCAGCGCGACCGGATCGGGGCGGGCACCGGCGAGGACACCGCCCTCCTGCGCGGCCAACTCGACTACTGGCGGAAGCAACTCGCCGGCCTGCCGCTCGAACTGGGCTGGCGCACCGACCGGCCGCGACCGGCCCTGCCCACCAATCGCGGCGCGACCGTGCGCCGCAGCCTCTCGCCCGAATTGCACGCTGCCGTCGACCGGTTGGCCGCCGAGCGCCGCGCCAGCTTCTTCATGATCGTCCATGCCGCGGTGGCCGTGCTGCTCGAAAGGCTCGGTGCCGGAGAGGACATCGCCCTCGGTGTGCCCGTCGCCGGGCGCAGTGACCCCGACCTCGACGCCATGGTGGGCTGCTTCATCAACACGGTGGTCCTGCGGACCGACGTCTCGGGCGACCCGACGTTCGACGAGCTGCTGGACCGGGTCCGGGCCGTCGACCTCGACGCCGTCGACCACGCCGACGTGCCGTTCAACCGCATCGTGGAGTTGGTCAATCCCCCACGGTCGTCGGCCCGCCACCCCCTGTTCCAGGTGATGCTCTCGCACTGGAAGCAGGACGGCACGGCGGAACAATTCGACGGAACGACCGCGTCCGTGCGGATGCTCGATGCGACGTCCGCGAAATTCGATCTGGCGCTGCGCTTCCAGGAACGTCCGGACAGCGGCGGCGTCGACGTCACGGTGGAGTATTCGACCGAACTCTTCGACGCCGCAACGGTCGAATCTCTCGCCGACCGCCTCGCCGTGGTGATCGAGCGGCTCGTCGCGAACCACGGGCAGCGGATCGGCAGGCTCGACATCCTGACCCCGCAGGAGCGGGACCGGGTGCTCGGCGAGTGGTCACACGCGGAACACTCCATCCCCGCGCGCACGTTCGACGAGTACTTCTCGGAGCAGGTGGCCCGCACACCCGACGCCGAGGCCCTCGCCGTCGGATCGAGCGTGCGGCCCGCCGTCTCGCTCACCTACCAGGAACTGGACGAACGCGCGAACCGGATCGCCCACCTCCTGATCTCGCGGGGCGCCGGCCCCGGCGACGTGGTCGCGCTCGCCCTCGACCGCTCCGCCGAGCTGATCATCAGTGTTCTCGCCGTGCTGAAGAGCGGTGCCGCGTATCTTCCCGTCGACCCCACGTACCCGGCCGACCGGATCGCGCACATGCTCGCCGACGGCACCCCGGTCGCGATCCTCACCTCGTCCGTCGGGGTGCCCGACCGCACCCCGCTGGGCACCGAGGTGCCCATCCTCGACCTGGACGATCCGGACCTGCAGGCCCTGCTCGACACCCAGCCGGTCACGGCTCCCACGGACGCCGACCGCAGCAGGCCACTGCAACTCGACGACGCCGCGTATCTCATCTACACATCCGGTTCGACGGGCGTGCCCAAGGGCGTCGTCGTCCCCCACCTCGGCATCGCAGACCTGCTGTCGCTGCAGTCCGACGTGATCGGCATGGACCACAGCACGCGGGCGCTGCACTTCTCGTCCATCAGCTTCGACCTCGCGTTCTGGCAGATCATGTGGGGAGTGCTGTCGGGCGGAACGCTCGTGGTCGCAACGGACGCCGACCGCATCCCCGGCGAGCCTCTCGCCCGGGTCATCAACGAACACGACGTGAACTTCGTCGGTGTGCCACCGTCTTTCGCCGCCGCCTTCCCGCCGGAGCATCCCATCCCGGACGGCGTCGACCTGATGCTCGGCGCCGAGAAGCTCACACCGCAGCTGATCGAGAGGTACGCACCCGGCCGCAGGCTGTTCAACGCGTACGGACCCACCGAGTGCACGGTCAACGCCACCCTTGCCCTCGTCGAACCGGGACACGAAGGCCCGGTCCCCATCGGCGTCGTCGACCCGGGCAAGCACGCGTACGTCCTCGACCACGCGCTGCGACCGGTGCCCCCGGGAGTGTCCGGCGAGCTGTACCTCGCGGGCGACAGCGTCACCCGGGGATACCGGAATCAGAGCCCCAAGACCGCCGAACGGTTCATCGCCGACCCGTTCGCCGACCCGGGCAGTCGCATGTACCGGACGTCGGATGTGGTGTGGTGGGGCCGCGACGGCCAGATCTACTTCACCGGCCGCGCCGATTCGCAAGTCAAGGTGCGCGGGTTCCGCATCGAACTCAACGAGATCGAGGCCGTGCTGTCCGGAGATCCGGACGTCGAGCACATCGTCGTCGTGGTCCGCGAGGACCGACCGGGCGATCAGCGGCTCGTCGCGTACGCCACGTCGGTGCCGGGCGGCCGGATCGACCCCGACCAACTGCACCGCCGCGCCGCCAGCCGGTTGCCGGACTATATGATTCCGGCCGCGTTCATCGCCGTCGACGAGTTCCCCACCCTCCCGAACGGCAAGCTGGACCAGTCGTCGCTCCCCGTTCCGCACCTGTCGCTGCAGGTGTCCGAGCGGGGGCCGCGCACGGCCCGCGAAGAGGTGCTGTGCCAGCTGTTCGCGGAGGCCCTCGGCATCGAGCGGGTCGGCATCGACGACAGCTTCTTCGACCTCGGTGGCCACTCGCTGATGGCGGCCGGGCTGATGAGCGCGATCTCCTCCCGCCTGTCCGTCACCGCGACGGTGGCGTCGCTGTTCGCCGCCCCCACGGTGGCCCAACTCGCCGACCGCCTCGACGACGATTCCGACGCCGACGCGCTGGCCGTCCTGCTGCCGTTCCGCACCGAGGGGTCGAAGCCGCCGGTGTTCTGCTTCCACCCTGCCGGCGGAATCAGCTGGGGTTACTCGGGTCTGCTGCGGCACATCGACCCCGACTACCCGCTGTACGGCGTACAGGCGTCGAACCTGTCGACGTCCAAGCGGCCGCCGGAAACGCTCGAGGACATGGCCGCCGAGTACATCGAGCACATGCGGACCGTGCAGCCGACGGGCCCGTACCACCTCCTCGGATGGTCGCTCGGCGGCGTCGTCGCGCACGCCATCGCCGGCGCGCTGCAGAACCAGGGCGAGGAACTCGGCATGCTCGTCATGCTCGACTCCTTCCCGTCGGACGCGTGGGCGTCGATGCCGACGGAACAGGACGCGCTCGCCGCGCTGCTGTACATGGTCGGCTACGACCCGGAACCGCTCATTGCGGACGGCCTGACCCGGCAGCAGGTGATCGACATCCTGCGCGGCGAGGGCAGTGCCCTCGCCGGGATCAACGAGCACACACCGGCCGCGATGATCGACAACTTCGCGAACGCCGTGCGCCTCGAATCCGAACCCTCACAGATCGTGGTGGACTCCGACATGCTCTTCTTCACTGCGGCCAGGAATCCTGCGACCGCGGCGACGTACGACTTGTGGCGGCCCTACCTGACCGGCACCATCGTCAACCACGACCTCGACTGCGAGCACAAGGACATGACCCAGCCACGTTGGATCGGCGAAGTCGGCTCCGTCATGAACGAGGCGCTCGCCTCGTTCGGCTCTCGCACCAACCCCACCAACACAGAACAGGGAGATCGATGA
- a CDS encoding iron-siderophore ABC transporter substrate-binding protein — protein MKTSGRYWRKAGIVMMAATALFAGACSESTSDSTDAAGSATGQADASAFPVSIPSALGTAEIPEAPERVVTIGWGSEDAALSLGVVPVAVQNMKSDTGTDDGLLPWSRAKLEELDPNAEPTLLTASSKEMPYEQIAALDPDVILAVHSGVNQEQFDKLSAIAPTVAYPERRWATSWEDQITTVGKALGRSAQAEALVTQTQDTLAQAKSQHPEFAGKTVAFGSGTEPGSYNFYFDTDPRLKMLASLGFTVDPLAQKLRESSDQTKFAAPVSMELLPTYNPDVLLAWYLSPELQNEVQSNPLFAGVKAVRDNAYVGLTDPPLVFASSSPNVLSVPWLLDKLLPQLSQAANNAQAS, from the coding sequence ATGAAAACGTCCGGAAGATACTGGCGTAAAGCCGGAATCGTGATGATGGCGGCAACCGCGCTGTTCGCGGGTGCCTGCAGTGAGTCGACGTCCGACTCCACCGACGCGGCGGGATCCGCCACCGGACAGGCCGACGCGTCGGCCTTCCCCGTGTCGATTCCGTCGGCTCTCGGCACCGCCGAGATCCCGGAGGCACCGGAACGCGTCGTCACGATCGGCTGGGGCAGCGAGGACGCGGCACTGTCGCTCGGCGTCGTGCCCGTGGCCGTGCAGAACATGAAGTCGGACACCGGAACCGACGACGGCCTGCTGCCGTGGTCGCGCGCGAAGCTCGAGGAGCTCGACCCGAACGCGGAACCCACGTTGCTGACGGCGTCGAGCAAGGAGATGCCGTACGAGCAGATCGCTGCCCTCGACCCCGACGTGATCCTCGCCGTGCACTCCGGTGTGAACCAGGAGCAGTTCGACAAGCTGTCGGCGATCGCTCCGACCGTGGCGTACCCGGAGCGTCGCTGGGCGACGAGCTGGGAAGACCAGATCACCACGGTCGGCAAGGCCCTCGGCCGGTCGGCGCAGGCCGAGGCGCTGGTGACGCAGACGCAGGACACCCTGGCGCAGGCGAAGTCGCAGCACCCCGAATTCGCCGGCAAGACGGTGGCCTTCGGCAGCGGCACCGAGCCGGGGTCGTACAACTTCTACTTCGACACCGATCCTCGCCTGAAGATGCTGGCAAGCCTGGGATTCACGGTCGACCCGCTCGCTCAGAAGTTGCGGGAGAGCAGTGACCAGACCAAGTTCGCCGCTCCGGTCAGCATGGAACTGCTGCCCACGTACAACCCGGATGTGCTGCTCGCCTGGTACCTCTCGCCCGAACTGCAGAACGAGGTCCAGTCGAACCCGCTGTTCGCCGGGGTGAAGGCCGTGCGCGACAACGCCTACGTGGGTCTGACCGATCCGCCGCTGGTGTTCGCGTCGAGCTCGCCGAACGTGCTCAGCGTGCCGTGGCTGCTCGACAAGCTGCTCCCGCAGCTGTCGCAGGCCGCGAACAACGCTCAGGCCAGCTAG